Proteins encoded together in one Mycolicibacter minnesotensis window:
- the eccB gene encoding type VII secretion protein EccB — protein sequence MPLSLSNRDQNSGHLFYNRRLRAATTKFSVRMKHDDRKQTAAIVLSIVLILIGMGWMLLLNVLRPAGIVRTSSIVGDRDSGAIYARIDGRLYPALNITSARLAVGHAEVPTWVKPAEIAKYPTGPMIGIPGAPASLVANTGAPSAWAVCDTAGSARRAEPPVVTAIAGSLSPAGRSAPLAPGAAVLTRFQGATYVIWGGRRSQVDPADRAITLSLGIDPGTTAPVEMSRALFDALPSTEPLRVPVIPLAGTPSQWVPGSQVGAVLETRTAGGGSQFYVLVPDGVQKITSFVADLIRSANSFGSVAPLVVSPDKLVNIPDVSTLPVEYYPNSRLRFVDTAADPTTCVGWEKATGDRQARITVYNGRGLPVSPATDDRIVRLVRDDRSPTSVVANQVLVLPGATNFVASTSELLESDSRETLFWLSPNGVRFGIAAETETLRALGLDPGMAQQAPWPLLRTFAAGPELSRHGALLARDTLPSAGTVQPVVPNNQQGVPGGH from the coding sequence ATGCCGCTGAGCCTGTCGAACCGGGACCAGAACTCCGGTCACCTGTTCTACAACCGACGACTGCGCGCCGCCACCACCAAATTCTCCGTGCGGATGAAGCACGACGACCGCAAACAGACCGCCGCGATCGTGCTCTCCATCGTGTTGATCCTCATCGGCATGGGCTGGATGCTGCTGCTCAATGTGCTGCGGCCGGCCGGCATCGTGCGAACGTCTTCGATCGTCGGCGACCGCGACTCCGGGGCGATCTATGCCCGCATCGACGGACGGCTCTACCCGGCGCTGAACATCACCTCGGCGCGGCTCGCGGTCGGTCACGCCGAGGTGCCCACCTGGGTCAAGCCCGCCGAGATCGCCAAGTACCCGACGGGCCCCATGATCGGCATCCCCGGGGCCCCCGCATCGTTGGTCGCCAACACCGGCGCCCCCTCAGCCTGGGCGGTCTGCGACACCGCAGGCTCAGCACGCCGCGCCGAACCACCCGTGGTGACCGCGATCGCGGGCTCGCTGAGCCCAGCCGGCCGCTCGGCTCCGCTGGCTCCTGGCGCGGCCGTACTCACCCGCTTCCAGGGCGCCACGTATGTCATCTGGGGCGGCAGACGATCCCAAGTCGACCCCGCTGATCGGGCCATCACGCTGAGCCTCGGTATCGACCCGGGCACCACCGCCCCGGTGGAGATGTCGCGAGCACTGTTCGACGCGCTGCCCAGCACCGAACCGCTGCGAGTCCCGGTGATCCCGCTGGCGGGTACGCCATCACAGTGGGTGCCCGGGTCCCAGGTAGGTGCGGTCCTGGAGACCCGCACGGCCGGCGGCGGCTCGCAGTTCTACGTCCTGGTACCCGACGGGGTCCAGAAGATCACCAGCTTCGTCGCCGACCTGATCCGCAGCGCCAACTCGTTCGGTTCGGTCGCCCCCCTGGTGGTCAGCCCGGACAAGCTGGTCAACATCCCGGATGTGAGCACGCTGCCAGTCGAGTACTACCCCAACAGCAGACTCAGGTTCGTCGACACCGCCGCCGACCCGACGACGTGCGTCGGATGGGAGAAGGCCACGGGTGACCGGCAGGCCCGGATCACGGTCTACAACGGACGCGGCCTACCGGTGTCGCCGGCGACGGACGACCGGATCGTCCGGTTGGTGCGCGATGACCGCAGCCCTACCTCCGTGGTGGCCAACCAAGTCCTGGTGCTTCCGGGCGCGACCAACTTCGTGGCCTCCACCAGCGAACTGCTCGAATCAGATTCCCGCGAGACCCTGTTCTGGTTGTCTCCCAACGGCGTTCGCTTCGGTATCGCCGCCGAGACCGAGACCCTGCGGGCACTGGGACTGGATCCCGGCATGGCGCAACAGGCACCGTGGCCGCTGCTGCGCACGTTTGCCGCCGGACCCGAGCTGTCTCGGCATGGCGCGTTGCTGGCGCGAGACACGCTTCCATCGGCAGGCACGGTGCAGCCGGTGGTCCCCAACAACCAGCAGGGCGTCCCGGGAGGGCACTGA
- a CDS encoding DUF4226 domain-containing protein has protein sequence MPDQVGAFAEAARAREEQLRQRLATSVQLDLSFEGVLRGARQHNLQSRARLDALEADIRAAAAAWPARNTPAGARQFQAYLAGKTREIHKIVADAAADSQQRAAQVQALTGRYPAGGATRDGQKNDDTGDIVWPDGSRTSLRPPD, from the coding sequence ATGCCGGACCAGGTGGGGGCGTTCGCAGAGGCTGCCCGGGCACGGGAAGAGCAGTTAAGGCAGCGGTTGGCGACGTCAGTCCAGCTCGATCTGTCCTTCGAGGGGGTCTTGCGCGGCGCCCGCCAGCACAATCTGCAGTCGCGGGCGCGGCTGGACGCGCTGGAAGCCGATATCCGTGCGGCCGCTGCCGCCTGGCCGGCTCGGAATACCCCGGCGGGCGCCCGCCAGTTCCAGGCGTATCTGGCCGGCAAGACCCGGGAGATCCACAAGATCGTCGCCGATGCGGCCGCCGACAGCCAGCAGCGGGCGGCTCAGGTCCAGGCGTTGACTGGGCGTTATCCGGCTGGTGGTGCCACTCGGGATGGCCAAAAGAACGACGACACCGGAGACATCGTTTGGCCCGATGGTTCCAGAACATCATTACGACCGCCGGACTGA
- a CDS encoding type II toxin-antitoxin system Phd/YefM family antitoxin: protein METISSTDAKNQLNRLLNDVKSGASFTITNHGQPVARLIPIEAVPRRFGQLPSLVVPEDFDAALPEAELATWEAAGE from the coding sequence GTGGAGACGATCAGCAGCACCGACGCCAAGAACCAGCTGAACCGACTCCTGAACGACGTCAAGTCCGGTGCCTCGTTCACCATTACCAACCACGGGCAGCCCGTCGCGCGACTCATACCGATCGAAGCCGTTCCGCGTAGGTTCGGCCAGTTGCCGAGTCTGGTTGTCCCCGAGGATTTCGACGCCGCGTTGCCGGAAGCAGAGCTAGCGACGTGGGAAGCCGCCGGAGAGTGA
- a CDS encoding type II toxin-antitoxin system VapC family toxin, which produces MKVLLDTHTLLWLVSKPTNVDANALAVLADPETSVWVSSASAWEIATKTRLGRLDGAALLAAWSEVTTDMGSTDLDITSADAILAGRLSWEHRDPFDRVLVAQALRRNLTLATRDVKIIEAAIVPTLNA; this is translated from the coding sequence GTGAAGGTTCTGCTTGACACGCACACCCTGCTGTGGCTTGTGAGCAAACCGACGAACGTCGACGCCAACGCTCTCGCAGTGTTGGCCGACCCCGAAACATCGGTGTGGGTTTCGTCCGCTTCCGCCTGGGAAATCGCGACCAAGACCCGGTTGGGCCGGCTTGACGGTGCGGCGCTGTTGGCTGCCTGGAGTGAGGTCACGACCGACATGGGCAGCACGGATCTGGACATAACCTCCGCGGACGCCATTCTGGCGGGCCGGCTTTCCTGGGAACACCGAGACCCGTTCGACCGTGTCCTGGTTGCCCAGGCACTACGCCGCAATCTCACCCTCGCCACCCGGGACGTCAAGATCATCGAAGCCGCAATCGTCCCGACCCTCAACGCCTAA
- a CDS encoding DUF5631 domain-containing protein has product MPPGLPTSGPTQALAAGMPGGGPPGLGGPPPTPGTGGSGLGGFGQPSQIPPSPSVTPMAGGALGNMAQLASPSTEVAPAAPTAGATPATPATAPVTASPSAVPSGPISAGPVGPSGPLPGYGADLRPAAPAAPPVPSVPPGPTPPSAPGAPTTPTSGGPTVASAGDRPAAGKPAPGAGGQSAASLAGSMGAGSTAGAGAGTAARRLAEHQDLQRKVDAVARQAPNLAWAAGLRDDETTILLATDVAGGWIPPTVKLPPGLTLLDPAHRRRDTSAVDLLGAVIAAAAHQPNTYVTEAGPNDPIPGSGERARYGQHVDELGPTLIEVTGANARLPRIVQTVARAMARRSGVADNEVELFRQVVTTTQTQVLSAYPQHAPRDVADWMLLAAIDALIDGSEELARYHLSWYLVTAGQHGGVAP; this is encoded by the coding sequence ATGCCACCCGGTCTCCCAACCAGCGGCCCCACCCAAGCGCTCGCCGCGGGAATGCCCGGCGGTGGACCTCCAGGACTAGGCGGACCCCCGCCCACCCCCGGTACGGGTGGATCGGGGCTCGGCGGATTCGGCCAGCCCTCGCAGATACCGCCGTCGCCCTCGGTGACGCCGATGGCCGGCGGTGCGTTGGGCAACATGGCCCAACTGGCCAGTCCGAGCACGGAGGTGGCTCCGGCCGCGCCGACCGCGGGAGCCACACCGGCAACACCCGCGACGGCCCCGGTGACCGCCAGCCCTTCCGCGGTGCCGTCGGGTCCCATCAGTGCCGGCCCGGTAGGCCCGTCTGGCCCGTTGCCCGGTTACGGGGCGGACTTACGTCCCGCGGCCCCCGCTGCCCCGCCCGTGCCCTCGGTGCCGCCCGGGCCGACTCCCCCGTCTGCGCCCGGAGCCCCCACGACCCCGACGTCTGGTGGACCGACGGTGGCCTCCGCCGGTGATCGCCCGGCGGCGGGCAAACCTGCCCCGGGGGCCGGCGGACAGTCCGCGGCGTCGCTGGCCGGCAGCATGGGCGCCGGGAGCACCGCCGGGGCGGGAGCCGGTACGGCCGCTCGGCGCCTGGCCGAGCACCAGGATCTACAACGCAAGGTCGACGCGGTGGCGCGCCAAGCACCGAACCTGGCTTGGGCGGCCGGCCTTCGCGACGACGAGACCACCATCCTGCTGGCCACCGACGTGGCCGGCGGCTGGATTCCGCCCACAGTCAAACTTCCCCCCGGACTCACCCTCCTGGATCCCGCGCACCGTCGCCGCGATACCAGCGCGGTGGATCTGCTGGGTGCGGTGATCGCAGCTGCGGCCCACCAGCCGAATACCTACGTCACTGAGGCCGGCCCCAACGATCCGATCCCCGGCAGCGGTGAGCGCGCCCGCTATGGCCAGCACGTGGACGAACTGGGACCCACCCTCATCGAAGTCACCGGAGCCAACGCGCGCCTGCCGCGGATAGTGCAGACCGTGGCACGCGCCATGGCCCGCAGATCAGGCGTCGCCGACAACGAAGTCGAGCTGTTTCGGCAGGTAGTCACCACTACGCAGACGCAGGTACTGTCGGCCTATCCCCAACATGCTCCGCGGGACGTCGCCGACTGGATGCTGTTGGCGGCCATCGACGCGCTGATCGACGGAAGTGAAGAGCTCGCCCGGTACCACCTCTCGTGGTATCTGGTAACGGCAGGACAGCATGGAGGTGTAGCGCCATGA
- a CDS encoding VOC family protein, translated as MSDHDIRMIILSTDDLDESIKFYSETLGMPLKFRDGAHFAALDGGSVTLALATAVDHPIHGQVVVGIKTDDVDGAAKAIEASGGGIVKGPYDDAHERRAVVYDNKGNGLVFYKPLGR; from the coding sequence ATGAGCGACCACGACATCCGGATGATCATCTTGTCCACCGATGACCTGGACGAATCGATCAAGTTCTACAGCGAAACCCTGGGCATGCCGCTGAAGTTTCGCGACGGCGCACACTTCGCCGCCCTGGACGGCGGGTCGGTGACCTTGGCCCTGGCGACCGCAGTCGATCACCCCATCCACGGCCAGGTGGTGGTCGGCATCAAGACCGACGACGTCGACGGCGCCGCAAAGGCCATCGAGGCCAGCGGCGGCGGAATCGTGAAGGGCCCCTACGACGATGCCCATGAACGCCGGGCGGTGGTCTATGACAACAAGGGCAATGGGCTGGTGTTCTACAAGCCGCTGGGGCGGTAG
- a CDS encoding alpha/beta fold hydrolase — MGKRIAATVITLVLVALLATAVIAGRTTRAAEPFAEGLVLDLAGPDLNVREYGEGDDDHAIVLLHGYSASIQWWEAVAPALANQSRVIAIDLVGHGGSESPRDVTAYSAQGQATAVHQALDTLGVQHAVLVGHSMGGTVATALAESAPDLVDRVIVSDTPADQGLTAMPALGNVVCWPVLGPSVDQLRRSETIDQSSLQTGFAADFPIPAFAYRSLKRMTHNALCDAKTAGRINEQRAVADRLAALGKPVLVVWGENDVLTPTAPNVERYRAAGLQPVVIAGSGHSPLVEKPDEFISAINQFTRTSGSR, encoded by the coding sequence GTGGGTAAACGCATTGCCGCGACGGTGATCACGCTGGTCTTGGTCGCTTTGCTGGCCACCGCAGTGATCGCCGGCCGCACCACGCGCGCCGCCGAGCCCTTTGCCGAGGGGCTGGTGCTCGACCTGGCCGGCCCAGACCTCAACGTCCGCGAGTACGGCGAAGGCGATGACGACCACGCCATCGTGTTGCTGCACGGCTATTCGGCGTCCATCCAATGGTGGGAGGCGGTGGCTCCGGCGCTGGCGAACCAGTCCCGGGTGATTGCGATCGACTTGGTGGGCCACGGCGGCTCGGAGTCGCCCCGCGACGTGACGGCTTACAGTGCGCAGGGCCAGGCCACCGCCGTGCACCAGGCGCTGGACACCCTGGGCGTGCAGCACGCGGTGCTGGTCGGGCATTCGATGGGCGGCACCGTGGCCACCGCACTGGCCGAGAGCGCACCGGACCTGGTGGACCGCGTGATCGTCTCCGACACCCCCGCCGATCAGGGCCTCACCGCCATGCCGGCGCTGGGCAACGTGGTGTGCTGGCCGGTGCTGGGCCCCTCGGTGGACCAGTTGCGTCGCTCGGAAACCATCGACCAGAGTTCGCTGCAAACCGGATTCGCCGCCGACTTTCCCATCCCTGCATTCGCCTACCGATCGTTGAAGCGCATGACTCACAACGCCTTGTGCGACGCCAAGACCGCAGGGCGGATCAACGAACAGCGCGCCGTGGCCGACAGGCTGGCGGCCCTGGGCAAACCGGTGCTGGTGGTGTGGGGCGAGAACGACGTGCTTACTCCCACCGCCCCGAACGTCGAACGCTATCGCGCGGCCGGTCTGCAACCGGTCGTCATCGCCGGATCAGGGCACAGTCCTTTGGTGGAGAAGCCCGACGAATTCATCAGTGCCATCAACCAGTTCACCCGCACTTCCGGCAGCCGCTAG
- a CDS encoding dipeptidase, which yields MSTLLWDQHTCLPLQVGAEVTPLTRYQHPGGVLLSVNAGYAPQGFADSLALLQHFRRAIEAHPDLAVAATVADVDAITGAGGIAVVFDLEDSNPLDDDLANLAVLAEHGVRTLLPTYNHANRAGSGCLDSVDAGLSSWGRAIVAEMNAVGMIPDGSHCSARTGLDMCAVSKGPVVYSHSCMRALWDHPRNITDDQARACASTGGVVGITAVGIFLGPNTPTLDAVARHLEYAVELVGIEHVGVSTDHSFDHANFNAEMLANPELFDESYTRWGPIQWMAPETWLGLRAHLGARGWSEADVSAVLGGNFRRVAQQVWTG from the coding sequence ATGAGCACACTGCTGTGGGACCAGCACACGTGTCTGCCTTTGCAGGTCGGGGCCGAGGTCACGCCGCTGACCCGCTACCAGCATCCCGGCGGAGTGCTGCTGTCGGTGAATGCGGGCTACGCACCGCAGGGTTTTGCCGACAGCCTGGCCCTGCTCCAACACTTTCGTCGCGCCATCGAGGCCCACCCAGACCTGGCCGTGGCGGCCACCGTCGCTGATGTCGACGCGATCACCGGTGCGGGCGGCATCGCGGTGGTGTTCGACCTGGAGGACTCCAACCCTCTCGATGACGACCTGGCCAACCTGGCCGTCTTAGCCGAGCACGGGGTGCGGACCCTGCTGCCCACCTATAACCACGCCAACCGCGCGGGTAGCGGTTGCCTGGACTCGGTGGACGCGGGCCTGTCCTCCTGGGGCCGCGCGATCGTGGCCGAGATGAACGCCGTGGGGATGATTCCGGATGGCTCGCACTGCAGCGCCCGGACCGGCCTGGATATGTGTGCGGTGTCGAAGGGCCCTGTGGTGTACAGCCATTCGTGTATGCGGGCGCTGTGGGATCATCCCCGCAATATCACCGATGATCAGGCGAGGGCGTGCGCATCCACCGGTGGCGTCGTCGGAATCACCGCGGTCGGAATCTTTTTGGGCCCCAACACCCCCACTCTCGACGCGGTGGCTCGTCACCTGGAGTACGCGGTCGAGCTGGTGGGAATCGAGCATGTGGGCGTCAGCACTGACCACTCCTTCGACCACGCGAACTTCAACGCCGAGATGCTGGCCAATCCGGAGTTGTTCGACGAGAGCTATACGCGCTGGGGTCCGATCCAGTGGATGGCGCCCGAGACCTGGCTGGGCCTGCGCGCACATCTTGGTGCTCGGGGCTGGAGCGAGGCCGACGTCAGCGCCGTCCTGGGCGGCAACTTCCGCCGCGTGGCCCAGCAGGTGTGGACTGGCTAG
- a CDS encoding GNAT family N-acetyltransferase: MAIDSRPALKSDIPSLAKALGRAFYDDPVSMWLLPDDDARTEQLATFFGTSTRVHHLAGGGVEVADDGAAVGAAALWDPPNQWKQSFWSQLRMVPSLFRSFGFRLGQGRMLSDLLDANHPEEPHWYLAVIGSDPSVRGRGFGQAVMQPRLDRCDAELCPAYLESSKFENVPYYERFGFRVIGEINLPNGGPTLWKMWREPQHP; the protein is encoded by the coding sequence ATGGCAATCGACTCGCGGCCCGCGCTCAAGTCCGATATTCCCTCGCTGGCGAAGGCGCTGGGGCGCGCGTTCTACGACGATCCGGTGTCGATGTGGCTGCTGCCCGACGACGATGCCCGCACCGAGCAGTTGGCGACGTTCTTCGGTACCTCAACCCGGGTCCATCACCTGGCCGGTGGTGGCGTTGAAGTCGCCGACGACGGTGCGGCAGTCGGGGCAGCAGCGCTGTGGGACCCGCCCAACCAGTGGAAGCAGTCTTTCTGGTCGCAGCTGCGGATGGTGCCGTCGTTGTTCCGCTCGTTCGGCTTCCGTCTGGGGCAGGGCCGGATGCTCTCAGATCTGTTGGACGCCAACCACCCCGAGGAACCGCACTGGTATTTGGCGGTGATCGGCAGCGACCCCTCGGTGCGTGGCCGAGGATTCGGACAGGCCGTCATGCAACCGCGCCTGGACCGCTGCGACGCCGAACTGTGCCCGGCCTACCTGGAGTCCAGCAAGTTCGAGAACGTGCCGTACTACGAGCGTTTCGGTTTCCGGGTGATCGGCGAGATCAACCTGCCCAACGGCGGCCCGACATTGTGGAAGATGTGGCGGGAGCCGCAGCACCCCTAG
- a CDS encoding NAD(P)H-dependent flavin oxidoreductase: protein MKTPICEQYGIEFPLFAFSHCRDVVAAVTNAGGFGVFGGAAYTPERLDQELSWIDEQVKGKPYGIDIIVPAKFEGKGENLSGGQLSDRIPAEYRAFIADLLAQHDIEPEEKPRVGSAMLAGSAGEQLLEVAVAHPIRMMANALGVPPDYMIKSGKDNDIPVAALVGAKEHALKQVAHGVDLIVAQGTEAGGHCGEVSTLVVVPEVIDAIDNAVPVLAAGGIVTGRQMAACVALGAAGAWTGSVWLTTEEAETEPHTVQKMLEATSRDTIRSTARTGKPARQLVSEWTDAWRPNEKGHPTLPLPLQSMLAEPTLRRIDKLAATGHRGAQALSTYFVGQGVGLMNKVKPARDVVFEFVEDYIAAAERLGGSLED from the coding sequence GTGAAGACCCCCATCTGCGAGCAGTACGGCATCGAATTCCCGCTGTTCGCCTTCAGCCACTGCCGCGACGTGGTGGCCGCGGTGACCAACGCGGGCGGCTTCGGGGTGTTCGGCGGAGCCGCCTACACCCCGGAACGGTTGGACCAGGAACTCAGCTGGATCGACGAACAGGTCAAGGGGAAGCCCTACGGCATCGACATCATCGTGCCCGCGAAATTCGAAGGCAAGGGCGAAAACCTTTCGGGTGGCCAGCTTTCCGACCGCATTCCCGCTGAGTACCGGGCCTTCATCGCAGACCTGCTGGCGCAACACGACATCGAGCCCGAGGAAAAGCCGCGGGTGGGCTCGGCCATGCTGGCCGGCAGCGCGGGAGAACAGCTTCTTGAGGTGGCCGTCGCTCACCCCATCCGGATGATGGCCAACGCGCTCGGCGTTCCGCCGGACTACATGATCAAGTCCGGCAAGGACAACGACATCCCGGTCGCGGCCCTGGTGGGCGCCAAGGAACACGCCCTCAAGCAGGTGGCTCACGGTGTCGACCTCATCGTCGCCCAGGGCACCGAGGCCGGCGGACACTGCGGCGAGGTGTCGACGCTGGTGGTCGTTCCCGAAGTCATCGACGCCATCGACAACGCCGTTCCCGTACTTGCCGCCGGCGGAATCGTCACCGGTCGTCAGATGGCGGCCTGCGTGGCCTTAGGTGCTGCCGGTGCCTGGACGGGCTCGGTGTGGCTCACCACCGAGGAAGCCGAAACCGAACCGCACACCGTGCAGAAAATGCTGGAAGCCACCTCGCGCGACACCATTCGCTCGACCGCACGCACCGGCAAGCCCGCCCGCCAACTGGTCTCGGAATGGACCGATGCCTGGCGCCCCAATGAGAAGGGCCACCCGACGCTGCCGCTGCCGCTGCAGTCCATGCTGGCCGAGCCCACCCTGCGCCGCATCGACAAGCTTGCCGCCACCGGACACCGTGGGGCACAAGCACTGTCCACTTACTTCGTCGGCCAGGGCGTCGGACTGATGAACAAGGTCAAGCCCGCACGCGACGTCGTCTTCGAGTTCGTCGAGGACTACATCGCCGCCGCCGAACGCCTGGGTGGCTCCCTCGAAGATTGA
- a CDS encoding alkaline phosphatase family protein: MITTKKFLSGVVVAGLVAGTGAAVGTPVGLSATTADWLLAAEHVLLIGTDGTNLSKILEYAYTDGSGFKTAMDWGITGAATEVNHTTISGPSWSTVLTGVWDDKHGVINNVFESSPYNSWPTVINLIEYNRPDIETTVIADWDYINQIGESGGYPADNNLFVPFQNSWADTDAAVTSQTIAQILATTTNPNIDNFIFSYQVQADEAGHSYGGGSAEYAQAVINVGGNIQQILDAVAYARAETGDDWSIIITTDHGHQMSLGFGHGFQSPNETTQFVIFDQAGDNATDGSQNLNYSIADITPTILQLFGIPLRSDFDGSPMFTDPNIVNSIVSPVDLKDALTSAIAMYGYPNIGNDLALGLRTVVATIPYLLNGVVGDIDKFLQSIVDQDIFLISGLAEVGQQINDFFGGLSVDVLQLMARGVAYLTGSGVIPPTDAPLPAPGSAEFTGLEALLASDTVPTPNLGDTDLAALLDLTALAG; encoded by the coding sequence GTGATCACAACCAAGAAGTTTCTGAGTGGTGTTGTCGTCGCCGGCTTGGTTGCCGGGACCGGAGCCGCCGTCGGAACGCCCGTGGGGCTGTCCGCTACGACGGCAGACTGGCTACTGGCTGCCGAGCACGTGCTGCTGATCGGCACCGACGGCACCAACCTCTCCAAGATCCTGGAGTACGCCTACACCGACGGCAGCGGCTTCAAGACCGCGATGGACTGGGGCATCACCGGGGCGGCCACCGAGGTCAACCACACCACGATCTCCGGACCGTCGTGGTCGACCGTCCTGACCGGCGTGTGGGACGACAAGCACGGCGTGATCAACAACGTGTTCGAATCGTCGCCGTACAACTCGTGGCCCACCGTGATCAACCTGATCGAGTACAACCGGCCAGACATCGAAACCACGGTGATCGCCGACTGGGACTACATCAACCAGATCGGCGAATCAGGCGGTTACCCTGCCGACAACAACTTGTTCGTGCCGTTCCAGAACAGCTGGGCCGACACCGACGCAGCAGTTACGTCGCAGACCATCGCCCAGATTCTGGCGACCACCACCAACCCGAACATCGACAACTTCATCTTCTCCTACCAGGTGCAGGCCGATGAGGCCGGACACTCCTACGGCGGCGGCTCGGCGGAGTACGCCCAGGCCGTCATCAACGTCGGCGGCAACATCCAGCAGATCCTGGACGCGGTCGCCTACGCGCGGGCCGAGACCGGCGACGACTGGTCGATCATCATCACCACCGACCACGGCCACCAGATGTCGCTGGGCTTCGGGCACGGCTTCCAGTCGCCCAACGAGACCACGCAGTTCGTGATCTTCGACCAGGCCGGCGACAACGCCACCGACGGCAGCCAGAACCTGAACTACTCGATCGCCGACATCACCCCGACCATCTTGCAGCTCTTCGGCATCCCGCTGCGGTCGGACTTCGACGGCTCCCCGATGTTCACCGACCCCAACATCGTCAACAGCATCGTCTCGCCGGTCGACCTCAAAGACGCGCTCACCTCCGCGATCGCGATGTATGGCTACCCGAACATCGGCAACGACCTCGCGCTCGGGTTGCGCACGGTGGTGGCCACCATCCCCTACCTGCTCAACGGCGTGGTCGGCGACATCGACAAGTTCCTGCAGTCGATCGTCGACCAGGACATCTTCCTGATCAGCGGCCTGGCCGAGGTCGGTCAGCAGATCAACGACTTCTTCGGTGGTCTGTCGGTCGATGTGCTCCAGCTGATGGCACGTGGCGTCGCCTACCTGACGGGTTCGGGAGTCATTCCGCCCACCGACGCACCACTGCCGGCTCCGGGAAGTGCCGAGTTCACCGGCCTGGAGGCCCTGCTGGCCAGCGACACCGTCCCCACCCCGAACCTCGGGGACACCGACCTGGCCGCGCTGCTGGACCTGACCGCGCTGGCAGGCTGA